A region of the Cyanobium usitatum str. Tous genome:
TGGGGCCGCGATAGGCGAATGGCCTTGCCGGTGCGGGCGTGCTGCACTGTCATGTCCTTTTCAAACTTGCCGCTGCACACCCGCACAAAGGCCACCCGGTCGCGGTGGCGCGGATCCATGTTGGCCTGCAGCTTGAACACAAAGCCGCTGAAACCGGGGCCGATCGGATCGATCTCACCGGCATTGCTGGCGCGGCCCACCGGCCTCTGGGCTAGCTCCAAAAAGGCATCAAGAAACGGCCTCACGCCGAAGTTGGTCATCGCCGAACCAAAGAAAACAGGGGAGAGCTCACCGGCATGCACCAGCTCCATGTCGAGGTCGGCGCCAGCCCCCTCCAGTAACTCCAGTTCCTCCAGGGCCTGAGCCAGGAGCTCCGGCTCCACGGCCCCCGTATCGCGAGCCTCCTGCACCGTGAGCAGCTTTTCCTCGCTCTGGCGGCCGCGCTCGGCGCGCTGAAACAGGATCACGTCGTGGCTGCGGCGATCGATCACGCCGCGAAAGCGGTCGCCGCTGCCGATCGGCCAGTTCACCGGCCAGCAGGCCAGGCCCAGCTCCTGCTCGATCTCATCGAGCAGCTCCAGGGGCTCGCGCCCCGGCCGATCCATCTTGTTGATGAAGGTGAAAATCGGGATGCGCCGCATGCGGCACACCTCAAACAATTTGCGCGTCTGGGGCTCCAGGCCCTTGGCCGCGTCCTCCAGCATCACCGCGTTGTCGGCGGCGGCCAAGGTGCGATAGGTGTCTTCTGAGAAGTCCTGGTGGCCGGGGGTATCCAGCAGGTTGATCGTGCTGCCCGCATAGTCGAACTGCAGCACCGTTGAAGTGATCGAGATGCCGCGCTGCTTCTCCAGCTCCATCCAGTCGGAGGTCACCTTGCGCTGCTCCCCCTTGGCCTTAACGGCGCCGGCCTGTTGAATCGCGCCCCCGTAGAGCAGCAGCTTCTCGGTGAGGGTGGTCTTGCCCGCGTCTGGGTGGGAAATGATCGCGAAGTTGCGCCGCCGGGCCACGGCCTCGGCCAGGGCCTGCAGTTCGGGAGGGTTGTTGCTGCTGGTGGTCATCGGCCCAGCCTGCCAGGCAGGGTCAGCTCAGCACAGCGGGGCAAAAAAAGATCCCTCACACAGCACTGCCGCAGAGACCGGGGGATCCGTGGAGCGGGGCAGCCGATCCGCGGCGAAGGGGTCACCAGGACGATCCCAGCAGGGCCTGTACCGGTCCAATGCGCCGGAGACCTCAGCACAGGGGAGCAAAAAAGGATTCGTTGCAGAGAATTTCTGCAGACATGGCGGCAGCATTGGCGTTGGCCCTGGGAATCCGGTTCCAGGGGACCAACCAGGCTGAGGAGGGAATCTCAGCTCGAACAGCCTCGGTCGCCGGAGTGGACAGCACCAACATGCGCCGCTCACGCAGGCGCAGGTGGCGTTTCAACCAGGGGGTAAAAAATCGCTGTTGCAGCAAACGCTGCAAGCTGCCATCGGCCATGGCACGCTCAAAACCAAGCTCGAGAGCCTTCAGTAGACGGCGATTATGCTTATTTACCACAAATACAAAGGCATTGGGGTAAGCAATCAAGAGCGTGGAGTCAATCGAGACATTCGAAAAACCTCCCTCTTTGGCACCCTTGCCACACTCCTCTTCCACACTCACTATTCCACGCGGCAGGTAGTCAACGCGACCCTGGTCTAGCAAATTTAGATAGGAACCAGCCGCAACTTCATATACAGGCAAACCGTTGTCAGCCAGCACGTCAGCATCCATCCAACCCAACCCCTGCACCGCCAAGTAGGGCCGCAGACCATCGATAGTGTTTACCGATCCAAAACGGCTCTGATCTAGTTGATTGACGCAGAGAAGGCGGAGCCCCAGCAGACCGCCATCAGCAGGAAATGGAATGCTAATTACTCCGTTACCCTGGGCATCCATGGCGCCAAACATAGCGACGGTAAGACCTTGGGGATTGGTTCGCGTTGGTCCGGTTGAAGCGGCGAGATGCTGCTCAGCTTTCAACTCATCCAGGGCTTCCGCTGAATAGCCCATGGCATAGCGCTCACCACTGCGAGAAAGCACCAACTTCAATACAATATAAGGCAACGACTGTTCGTCATACCAGGGGGTGCGCATAACCACCACAGGCATAACTCCCTCCGGCAGGGCACGCTGCTCATCCACCGTGAGTATCCAGTCATTCTCGATAGTGGAACGGTCGGCAAGTTTGGCGCGGATCAGCATGCCTGCACCCAGTAACACCAACAGAGACAAGAGCGCCGAGATCAGATCATTCCAGCGAAGAATAGATTTCACTACAGAAAAGCCATCGGGTCAAGAAAAGACATTTGCTGGGGTGATCCAGTAAATCGCCAGCACGGTAGCCAACACGTAGCTGGGCAGCAACAGTGGTCGCAATGCCTTCACTATGTTCTCAGTAGAGCCTGAAAATATTCGATCCAGAAGTTCATCGGCAATTACAACGTAAACAATTCCAAGGTAAATAATGATCTGAATCTGACCTGCAAAGCCGGAAAGCGCAGAAACAGGAAGCAGCTGCGCCAGAAAAACAGAATTACCGGCTGCAGAGAAAATTGCGCCCAGAATCAGATCGTCACGACTGTGGCGAATTATCAATGCCAGAATGCAAAGAACAACGGCCAAAAAGTCGCCGAGAAAGCTGGACACAAGTGCCAACTCACTGCGGCGATTAATCGCCACAGACAGGTCGACCACCGGCTGAATGGCGATTCCATCGGTGTCCTGTAGCTGCAGACCAAATTGACTGCGCAAGCTCCATGCACTGGAATCTATCTGAAGCGCCGATACCTTCCAGTCATAAAGCAGAAATTCAGGGTCAATCGAGCTGCCCGCCTTGTCCACAGAAAAAACAACATCCTGCTGGAAAGGATTGGCAAAACCGATCCGAATAGGCAAGTTGTGGCGATCAAAGGGGTAGTTATGTAGCCGCCACGGCATGGCAACACGACAGCGCACTTTGTAGAGACTCCAGCTCACCTCGCCCATCTGACTCCTCTCCAGCAGCTCAAAGCGATCAATATCGTTGTCACTGGGAGCATTGAGCACTGCAAGACGATCACTGGGATTCCCGTCTGCAGGACCAGACCAGCGGGTCCAGAGGAAAAACTCAGCCCCGAACTGATTGGCCAGTAGATTGATGTCATCTATGACAGTGAGATAAACTCCTAGTTGCAATACCCCAGGCTGTGGAAGCTCAATCTGGGAAGAAGCCACCTGCTGGGGAATTGCCACAGCAGCAACTGAGGTGGATGAAACATCGGAGGGCATTAACCGGGGAGCCAACCCATCTGGCCTAAAACCGGCCCAACCGGCGCTTGCCAGAACGAGAGCAAGCACGAGCGCCCCCAAGGGCAGCAGCTGGGGCCTACGGCGTCGACGGGGGCGTCGAACTGGCAACAATGGAATGCCCAGGTAGCCATCACTAAGCTACGTCAATGCTGACATTTACATCCACTCCTGTCATCCCAGTCTGCAAGTCCGCTTAGTTGAGCCGGCCCCATACCTCCAGGTAGCGCTCCTGACGCGGCGCCACCTGGAGCTGGGCGGCCAGCCCGGCCTGCTCCAGCTGCTGCTGCACCTCCTCTGGGGTGAAGGCCGCGTAAAGAGAGGCTCGGTAGTCGCGCCGCAACAACTCTGTGGCGCTCGCAATCTTGGCGGCCACCAGAGCCTCAACTGCCTCGGGGCTGGTGGGGCGCCGCAGGTCTTGGACATAAACGAACGCCCCAGGGGCGCCCAGCTGGGCCACCGTTTGCCAGAGGGCAGCCGGATCGTGCAGGTGGTGCAAAAGGCTGTTGCACACCACTGCCGAAAAGTGTGCTTCAAGCTCGCCAGGGGCAGCAAGTGGCAGCAGCGCCAGCTCAAAGCGCAGCCGATCCGCCAGTTCTGGCGGGGCTCCAGCTAAGCGTTCCTGAGCCACCGCCAGCATCCGCGGCGCCCCGTCGAGCCCTAAAACCTTTGCAGCAGGCCAGCGAGCGGCCAGAAGCAAGCTGATGTTGCCCGGGCCGCAGCCAAGATCCAGCAGGGCCGGGCCGGGATCATCACCGCAGAGCTGGGCCAGCCGCTCCACCATCGCCGCATCGGAGGCGGCGAAATCGGCCTGGGCGTAGGCCAGCACCTGGCCTGCCTCGTCCATCAGCTCCGGCTCCGGAACGCGCTGCATCGAAATCAAGATTTCCAGATCCATTGTGGCGCAGTCTTACTGGGCAGCGCACTGTCGCTGGTGTCTACCAGATGTTGCACACCCCACCTGTGGCGTTATGGTTCGGCTCAACTTCGGGCCGTACTGCCTGTGACGCTCTCAGCCACGCCCCCTACAGCCGCCAGTCAGAACGCCGAAGCTGCAGCGGCTGAAAAGGCGTTTGCCGCCGCCAGCGGCAAACCGGCGGGCGAGGCTCTCGATTTCCCAGCCACCGCCCCTGCTGCCAACCCGGTGTTCTACCGGACCTACAGCCGCAAAACCGAGACCGGCCGGGAAAGCTGGCACCAGGTGGCTGAGCGCAACCTCGGCGGCCTGAGCAAGCTGGGCAACCTCAGCGAGGCGGAGGTGGAGCTGATGCGCCGCATGCAGCAGCAGCAGAAAGCTCTGCCTTCAGGGCGCTGGCTGTGGATCGGCGGCACCGAATGGATCGAGCAGCAGCACAACTTCTCCGGCGCCTACAACTGCACCTCCACCAACCTGGTGGACTGGGAAGCCTTCGGTCTGATGATGGACCTGGCCATGATGGGCTGCGGCACCGGCGCCATCATTGAGCCCCACCTGATCGGGCGCTTGCCGGCTGTACGCAACCGGCTCAGCATCGCCGCTGTGACCGATATCGGTGCCACGCCAGCTGGCCAACGCCAGGAGCACACCAGCCACAGCATCGAGGCCAACCGGGTTGCCATCAAGGTGGGTGACACCCGCCGCGGCTGGGTGGACAGCTACCAGCTGCTGCTCAATCTCTGCAGCGACGAGCGCTTTGACCCCGCCAGCCCGATCGAGATCAGCGTCGATCTCTCCGACGTGCGGCCCGTAGGCGAAACCCTCAAGGGCTTCGGTGGCATGGCCAACCCGGTGAAACTCAAAGACCTCTACGGCCGCGTAGCCCAGATCCTCAATAAGGCCCAAGGCCGCCAGCTCACCTCGGTGGAGTGCTGCCTGCTGATCGATGAGGCTGCCGTCACAATCGTGGCCGGCAACATCCGCCGCAGCGCCGGCATGCGCCAGTTCTGCGCCAACGACAACTCCGCCGCCGGAGCTAAGGAGAACCTCTGGCAGCAGGACAGCGAGGGCAACTGGAGCATCGATCCGGAAAGGGATTCGCTGCGCATGGCCAACCACACCCGGGTCTTCCACAACCGGCCCGACCGGGCCACGGTGCTGGAGGCGGTTGTTAAGCAGTTCCAGAGTGGTGAAGGCGCGATCCAGTTCGCCCCAGAAGCCATCGCCCGCTCCAACGCCGACCTGCTGACCACCCCAGAGCTGCGCAAAGAGTTCATCGGCATCTACTGCGACCAAGGGCGAGAGCAAGCCGGCCTCTGGCTCACCACCCACCACCCCGAGATCAGCGCCGCCGAGCTGGAGCACCGCCTGGGCCGCTACGGCCTTAACCCCTGCGGCGAGATCCTCGGCGCCGACTTCCACTGCAACCTGGCTGAAATCCACCTCAACCAGATCGACCCCGCCGATCTAGTCGCCCAGGAGGAGTCCTTCCGTGCCGCCGGCCTAGCCGTGGCCTGCCTGCTCAACCATCGCTTCGAGGTGGAGCGCTACCGCCAAAGCCGCACCTGGGATCCAATCGTGGGCGTGAGTTTCACCGGCCTATTTGACTTCTTTGTGCACGCCTTTGGCACACCCTGGCTCACCTGGTGGGAAGCGGGCCGGCCCAACACGGCCGAAGGCCTGGGCTTCAAGGCAAAGGAGGCCGAATTCCTAGGCCGCTGGAAGCAGATCGTCAATACGGCGGTTTGGGACTACTGCGATCGCCACGGCCTGCGCCGCCCCAACCGCTGCACCACCGTGCAGCCCGCCGGCACCAAAAGCCTGCTCACCGGAGCATCCCCTGGTTGGCACCCCCCCAAGGCCCAGCGCTTCATCCGCCGCATCACCTTCCGCAAGAACGATCCGGTGGCCCTTGCCTGCATGGACTACGGCTACACGATCGTGCCCTCCCAAAGCGATAAGGACGAACATGGTCGCCTGCTGGATGATCCATTTGATCCCCGCTGCACCGAGTGGCTGGTAGAAATTCCCACCGAAGTGAGCTGGGCCAATATCCCCGGTGCCGACGCGGTGGAGATCAACAACTTCTCAGCGTTAGCTCAATTTGACTTCTACATGCAGGTGCAAAAGCACTACACAGCCCACAACACCTCAGCCACGGTGGAGTTCCGAGAAAATGAAATAGAACCACTAGCCGATGCCATTTACCAGGCAATCGATCAAGGCGAGGGCTACATCTCCGCCGCCCTATTGGCCCGCTTTGATGCCAATGCCACCTTCCCGCGGCTGCCATTTGAACCAATCGACCACGCCACCTACCTGCGTCTCAACGCTGAGGTGGCATCCCGTCGCAGCACCACCTGCTTCTTCGAAGCTCTACAGCGCTACGACCGCGGTGAGCTGGTGGAGGCAGGCCCAGCTGGCTGTGATTCAGACAAGTGCCTGCTGCCACTTGCGAAGCCGGGCAACAACTGATCAATTAAGATGAGCTGCTTGGTGTGGCATTGCCGCACCGAGCCTCTGGAGAGGTGGTCGAGTGGTTGATGGCTCTGG
Encoded here:
- the nrdJ gene encoding ribonucleoside-triphosphate reductase, adenosylcobalamin-dependent → MWRYGSAQLRAVLPVTLSATPPTAASQNAEAAAAEKAFAAASGKPAGEALDFPATAPAANPVFYRTYSRKTETGRESWHQVAERNLGGLSKLGNLSEAEVELMRRMQQQQKALPSGRWLWIGGTEWIEQQHNFSGAYNCTSTNLVDWEAFGLMMDLAMMGCGTGAIIEPHLIGRLPAVRNRLSIAAVTDIGATPAGQRQEHTSHSIEANRVAIKVGDTRRGWVDSYQLLLNLCSDERFDPASPIEISVDLSDVRPVGETLKGFGGMANPVKLKDLYGRVAQILNKAQGRQLTSVECCLLIDEAAVTIVAGNIRRSAGMRQFCANDNSAAGAKENLWQQDSEGNWSIDPERDSLRMANHTRVFHNRPDRATVLEAVVKQFQSGEGAIQFAPEAIARSNADLLTTPELRKEFIGIYCDQGREQAGLWLTTHHPEISAAELEHRLGRYGLNPCGEILGADFHCNLAEIHLNQIDPADLVAQEESFRAAGLAVACLLNHRFEVERYRQSRTWDPIVGVSFTGLFDFFVHAFGTPWLTWWEAGRPNTAEGLGFKAKEAEFLGRWKQIVNTAVWDYCDRHGLRRPNRCTTVQPAGTKSLLTGASPGWHPPKAQRFIRRITFRKNDPVALACMDYGYTIVPSQSDKDEHGRLLDDPFDPRCTEWLVEIPTEVSWANIPGADAVEINNFSALAQFDFYMQVQKHYTAHNTSATVEFRENEIEPLADAIYQAIDQGEGYISAALLARFDANATFPRLPFEPIDHATYLRLNAEVASRRSTTCFFEALQRYDRGELVEAGPAGCDSDKCLLPLAKPGNN
- a CDS encoding ligand-gated ion channel, which translates into the protein MLALVLASAGWAGFRPDGLAPRLMPSDVSSTSVAAVAIPQQVASSQIELPQPGVLQLGVYLTVIDDINLLANQFGAEFFLWTRWSGPADGNPSDRLAVLNAPSDNDIDRFELLERSQMGEVSWSLYKVRCRVAMPWRLHNYPFDRHNLPIRIGFANPFQQDVVFSVDKAGSSIDPEFLLYDWKVSALQIDSSAWSLRSQFGLQLQDTDGIAIQPVVDLSVAINRRSELALVSSFLGDFLAVVLCILALIIRHSRDDLILGAIFSAAGNSVFLAQLLPVSALSGFAGQIQIIIYLGIVYVVIADELLDRIFSGSTENIVKALRPLLLPSYVLATVLAIYWITPANVFS
- a CDS encoding class I SAM-dependent methyltransferase, coding for MQRVPEPELMDEAGQVLAYAQADFAASDAAMVERLAQLCGDDPGPALLDLGCGPGNISLLLAARWPAAKVLGLDGAPRMLAVAQERLAGAPPELADRLRFELALLPLAAPGELEAHFSAVVCNSLLHHLHDPAALWQTVAQLGAPGAFVYVQDLRRPTSPEAVEALVAAKIASATELLRRDYRASLYAAFTPEEVQQQLEQAGLAAQLQVAPRQERYLEVWGRLN
- a CDS encoding peptide chain release factor 3, with product MTTSSNNPPELQALAEAVARRRNFAIISHPDAGKTTLTEKLLLYGGAIQQAGAVKAKGEQRKVTSDWMELEKQRGISITSTVLQFDYAGSTINLLDTPGHQDFSEDTYRTLAAADNAVMLEDAAKGLEPQTRKLFEVCRMRRIPIFTFINKMDRPGREPLELLDEIEQELGLACWPVNWPIGSGDRFRGVIDRRSHDVILFQRAERGRQSEEKLLTVQEARDTGAVEPELLAQALEELELLEGAGADLDMELVHAGELSPVFFGSAMTNFGVRPFLDAFLELAQRPVGRASNAGEIDPIGPGFSGFVFKLQANMDPRHRDRVAFVRVCSGKFEKDMTVQHARTGKAIRLSRPQKLFGQDREVVEDAYPGDVIGLNNPGMFAIGDTLYLGQKVEYEGIPCFSPEIFAWLRNPNPSAFKSFRKGVNELREEGAVQILYDTDESKRDPILAAVGQLQLEVVQYRLEHEYGVQTRLEPLGFAVARWVAGGWPALEQVGRIFNCKTVRDAWNRPVLLFKNSWNLGQLAEEHPELELSAVAPVVSGVEPINL